GACACTCGTACGGCGGGGTGGTCGCGATGCTCGCTGCGGCACGCCGCCCGGAACGAGTGAGTTCCTTGGCGCTCATCGAGCCGTCGGCGCTCGCCGTGGCGGCCGACCAGCCCGTCGTCGCCGCAGCACTCGACGCCAACCGGCGGTACGTGGCCGCGTCACGATCGATGTCGGCGGAAGAGTACCTGCGAACGGCGTACAGCGGGAGCGACGAGCCGATGCCCGAGCCGTTCGAGTACGCCCTGCGGGCAGCGCGGACCGCGATGCGGGAGCGGCCCTGCTGGGAGGCCGAGGTACCGGTCGACGACATCCGCCGAACCAGCTATCCGAAGCTGGTGCTCGCCGGCACCTGGGAGACGGCCTCAGCGGAATACCGGTCGGCGACCGGGGACGCTCTGGTGGCGACAGCACGGACGGTGGCCGCGCGCATCGGCGCCAGCTTCCACCAGGTCGCAGGGGCGGATCACTCGCCACACCGACAACGCCCCAACGAGGTGAACCGGCTGCTGCTCGGCCTCTGGGCACAGACCGGCAACGTCCAGCCCACCCAGCTCACCTCGGCGGACTGACTGGCGGCGCTGCGGACCGGCCCTGGACGATGTCGCCGGACGACTCCACCAGGTCGATGAAACGGCGCAGGATAGGCCAGGGGACTTCGCCGCTACCGGCTCTGAACATCACTTCGTTTGCCGGGCGCGGTGTGAACGGCCCATCATCCGGCGTTGCGTCCGGGATCGTGACAACGATGTACGGCCCGGTTCCCGGTGCTCCGGTCAGTCCGACCAGCTCGTACTGCCACGCGTCGTCGGGCAGGCTGTAGTTCGAGTTGACCTCGTACAGCTTGCCGTCGTGATCCCAGACTTCCACGGCAGCAGGATCACACACGTTCGGCCACAGCCGCCTGGAGCGGGCGACGGGAATCGAATCCGCACCGTCAGTTCGGAATCATCCTGCGGTGGACGACGCCGACGTAGGCCGCAGTAGGGCCAAGCGAAGCGACGGCGCCACCCAAGCACGCCAACAGTGTGCCGACCGGTGGTCCGCCGGTCAGTACTACGACGCCAGCCACGTAGAACGTTGCCAGCACTGCGGCGACGGCGGACGCGACCAGCAACTTCATGGAGAGCCGTCCGCTTTTCACGGCAACCTCGCCGACCCAGCCCGCCGGCACGAACAGCAGCGGCACCAGGGCGACGCCCAAACACCCCAGCGAGCAGCACAGCACCGGCCCGGCGAGCGGACCGCCTGGATCCCCGGTGGTGTTCCACGCCCACACGAGCAGTCCGACGTAGATGACGGGCGCCTGCGCGACGAACACCACCCAGGCGACAAGCGCACCAACAACGTGGCGATCAGTCGCTCTGCTCATCATTTCCCCCGCACGACGGCTCCAGGAGGGCATGCCACTGTGCCATGTTGCTCTTGCCCGGTGTGCATTGGACCTCTGGGCTGCGAAGCTGACCGCCGTTGCCCTGGACTCCGGCCCGACACGCACGCAACGGAGACCGCTTTCGCAGGACAACGCCCGGGCGGGAAGCGCCGTACACTCTGGACCCGGCGCTCGGGTGAAGGCTTGGGAAGTTTCCCGCCACTGTGACACGGTCCGGGCAAGCACCTGCTGGAGGGCGCGACGTGACATCTCGGATGCCACCCACAAACCCGGCGGGCCATCGCCGTCTGGCTATCACCATCGCGCTGTGCGGAGCCCTCGCCGCAATCGTGGTCCTCCTGGTGGTGATCCCTGGCGCGACCGGCGGTGGCTGGGGCGTCCTCAACAGCCTCCGGCCGTCTTCGTCAGCTTCCCCTGGACCAGACCCGGCCGCGAAACCGGCATCCGGCGTGGTGGCCCCTGAGGCGCAGCTCGTCAAGGCTTGCATCAAGCAGACCAAGAGCGAGGATCTGTACAAGTTCTACCTGCGCGACATACCTGAGAGCCGGTGGGGAGACCCGGTTAGAGGCACTCTCTCAACATTCAGTGAGCCATACGTGCTCTGGCTTCTGGACGCTGACTGCAAGCCATACAAGGCGGTCGAGGTGCCAGCTGGAACCAGTCGTACGTTCAGGGCGTACGTCGGCCAGGTCTGGTACTACGCCGAGGCGTCAGCGACGCAACCTGACGGCTACGACTACCTCGTCTTCAGCCCTTCCGAAAGCGGTGCCCCGAAGATCTTCAGCGACACTGGGCGCCTCGTCTACCGCACGGAATAGGCGAGCTGTGGATCTCTGAGGAGGGCCGACGCTGGTCCGTGTCGTCGCGCTGCCGGTGAGGCCGACGCCGCCGCTGAATGGCACGCGGTTGGCACGCGCCCGACTCCCATCCCTCTCGTCCCGTGAGAGACGGCTACCCACCGCCCGCCTCTTGCCACGCCGACAGCTTCTGCCGAAGCCGTCTCACCTCCTCAGGTGGGGCGTCCGGGAACTTGGGCACTGCTTCAGCGATTTCCTCCATCGCCTCCTCACCGATCACCTGGCTGATGGCATCCCACAGGACCATTCGCGCCCGAGACGCTTGAGGGCCGATCAGCCACTCGGTGATGAACCGGTCGAGGGTCTCGGCGTCTGCTTCGCCGCCCGCCATCCGTGAACCGATTCGGTCAATCGAGCGGGTGAGGCACTCGAGCAAGCGAGCTACCTCGATCGCCCGGTCAAGCGGGACGGTCACCGTTGATTCGCGGCTGTTCACGTCCAAGGCTGCTCCTTTGGATCAACATGCTGTCGTGGACCGTCCAGATCCTCGGACGGATGGCCGCCAGTCTGCCCCCGTCGTGCGCCCTGATCTTGGCGACAAGGGTGCGCTGTTGGCGTTCCGGCAACATCGGTCGAGCGGTCAAGCTCACGCTGCCGACGGGCGGCGCTCCGGGTCTTCGGACGCTACGGCCTTTTGCCGCGCCGCTGGCCGGGAGCAGCCCGGCCGGAACTCATTAGGACGCGGCGGTCGGCCCGGTTGCGTCTCGTGCCCGCTGCGCGCCACGGTTACTGGCCCACGGATGGCCCATGCTGGCCTTCGGATTAGAAGAAGATCGCGAATGGTGGTCCGGCGCACCCCTGGTCAGTACATCCGCGGTTGCCGGTAGCGCCGATGTCTGCGGGCCGTGTTGTCTGTACGGCCGGCCAACGCGTGGCCAGGGAGAGCCCTAGGCTGACGCCCATGCCGGCGGAGCACGACGTGATTGACCTAGACGAGCATGATCAACGGCCGGCGGAGTCGAGCGGCACCCCTGACCGCCTTATGGCCAGACGAAAGACGAATGCACGGCTCGTCGCTGCCTTCGTGGTCGGCGCTGTGCTCGGCGGTGTCGGGGTCAGCGAGCTGCGAGACTCGCGGGACGAGCGGAAGCGGAATGCTTCGGTCTCGCTCGTGGCCTTCCCTGCATCCAGCAGTAGCGGGAGTTCGGACGTCACGGGCGTCCTTCAGATGGAGGGGCAACTGGCCGTGATCAACGCTGGCCCCGCGCCGATCACGGTTCGTGCGGCTACCGGTCAACGACCAGGCATCCAGGTTCGTGACAACGGCCGCTCTCGGTTGCTACGCCCCGGCGGCACCGGCTGGATCGGTGTCAAGCTGCGTATCGAGTGCTCTACCGCGTTCGAGAGCGAGCCATTGTCGATACGGTTCTCGGTTGAGACCGCCGATCGACAGGTCAGAGAAGTCAGCTACCCCGTCGCCGTTAGGGGAAGCGCCTGGCACCAGGGGGCCGAGCGACCATGCACGTACCTCACTAACTTGGCGAAGAGTGGTGTCAACGGCGGCTAGCGCTGAAGCGGATCTCCTCGTCGGGGCACGGGCCGTCGCTCTGCCGGCTACTGCGGTGGATGCGCTCCGGGTGCACCTGGACCAGTTCACCGCTGCCGACGCTGAGGCCCTGGTCTTCACCGGCGACAAGGGCGCGCTGTTGCGTTCCGGCAACTTCGGTCGAGCGGTCAAGTGGACGCGGACCGTCGCAACGCTGGGCTTGCCAGCCTTCCACTTCCATGACCTGCGCCACACCGGCAATACCCTCGCTGCTGCCTCGGGTGCCAGCACCCGCGAGATGATGCAGCGGATGGGCCACGCGAGCATGCGCGCCGCGTGGATCTACCAGCACGCGACCAACGAACGGGACCGCGAAATCGCCTCGGCAATGGACCAGCGGATCGCCCGTCATGCCAGGCGCAAGGGTGCCCAGGGAAGCTAGTGGCCCACGGATGGCCCGCAAAGTCGACCATGGGGGAGAGGCAAAAGGCCCAGGTGCCGCGATCATGCGGTCTACCTGGGCCTTTGCTTGTGGAGCGGGCGACGAGAATCGAACTCGCACCGTCAGTTTGGAAGACTGAAGCTCTGCCATTGAGCTACGCCCGCGTACGCCCCGACTCGCCGGGTCGCGCCGACAGCG
The nucleotide sequence above comes from Micromonospora pallida. Encoded proteins:
- a CDS encoding alpha/beta fold hydrolase, producing MLPIHVTVWDDHAQRGDQVILVHGTMTWGLASFAHQRSLAKDRRILVVDRRGFGASPDTDQSDYDVDADDIVGLMDRPSHLVGHSYGGVVAMLAAARRPERVSSLALIEPSALAVAADQPVVAAALDANRRYVAASRSMSAEEYLRTAYSGSDEPMPEPFEYALRAARTAMRERPCWEAEVPVDDIRRTSYPKLVLAGTWETASAEYRSATGDALVATARTVAARIGASFHQVAGADHSPHRQRPNEVNRLLLGLWAQTGNVQPTQLTSAD
- a CDS encoding tyrosine-type recombinase/integrase: MSTAASAEADLLVGARAVALPATAVDALRVHLDQFTAADAEALVFTGDKGALLRSGNFGRAVKWTRTVATLGLPAFHFHDLRHTGNTLAAASGASTREMMQRMGHASMRAAWIYQHATNERDREIASAMDQRIARHARRKGAQGS